The Nitrospinota bacterium region TGACCCGGTCATTAAACTGATGGATAGCCTTATCGCTTGCGTCCACTGGACTCAACACCCTGCCGCTCCACAAAACATTATCGACCACGATCAATCCGCCCGGCACGATCATGGGAAAGATCGCCTCGTAATAGTTCCAATAGTTTTCTTTATCGGCGTCGATAAAAGCCAGGTCGAAGGAACCGGAAAGGGTCTTTAACGACTCCAGAGCCGGACCTTCCAGCAGGGTGATTTTTTTTCCATGCTCGCTTTGGGAAAAAAACCGTTTCGCAAACGCGATCGCCGGAGGGTCGATATCACAAGTGAAAAGGTGTCCGTCTTCCGGGAGCGCCGCCGCCATAGAGAGGGAAGCGTAGCCGCCAAAGGTGCCAATCTCCAGAACCCGTTTGGCTTTGAGAAGATGGACCAGCATTTTTAAAAATTGACCCTCAATACGACCCGTGGTCATATGCGGAATTTCCAGCGTTTCGTAGGTTTCCTTCTCCAATTGCGCCAATAATTCCCCTTCATCCTGCGTATGCTCGTAGGCATAATTTTCTATTTTTTCATCAATGAAATCCATCAAGCTCCCCTCATCCTAAAGCCCGGTTTAATAGGCAACAATATTTTCATCCAGTTTTCTCCAGGCATACCAGGTTGCGACCGTTTCCAGGGGATTCCATTTCTTGCCGAGGGAACGGATTTTTTTAAGGGTCGGTTGGCTTTTCATACCATACAGAATTTTTACGGCGTTTTGCAGTCCTAAATCCGCAACCGGTAACACATCCATGCGGTTGAGGGAAAATATCAGAAACATTTCTGCCGTCCAGCGGCCAATGCCATGAACACCGGTCAAACTGAGAATAACGTCCTCGTTGCTGAGATGAGGCAGTCGATGCGGGCGGATGGATTTCTCAACGAAATGCCTGCTCAAATCTTTTAGATACGCCGCCTTTTGCCGGGACAAGCCGACACTGCGCAGATTGGGCTCCGGCATTGCAAATACGCTTTGAGGGGTCGGAGATTGTCCATCAAACAAACCATAAAAACGTACCGTGATCGAATGTGCCGCCTTGGTGGATATTTGCTGGGAAATAATCGCCTTGCAAAGGACCTGAAAGTATTTGCGGTTTTTCTTTAACTGAAAGGGTCCGATCTCCCGGATGAGTTCTGCCATAACGGGGTCCTTCCGGTCAAAATGATCCAGTATCTCTCTTAGGCTGGGAATATTTCCTTTCAACACTATGCTCTTCTCTCCATGGAGCTGCTTATCACCAATCCACCTGCAAGGCATGAAGATTTGGAAGATGGGGTGAGGTTTTGATCTTGGCGATGGCCTCCTGACTCAAGTGACTGCCATACACGTCCAGGGTTTTCAAATTGGACAAGGCTTTGCATCCAGCAAGGATATCCGCCGCCCGGTCATCCAGCCCGTTATAGGCAAGAGACAGCAGGGCAACGTTGGATAATGCATCGCCAGCACAAAGAGCCTCAAGACCTTCGATTCCCAGCCTGGTTTTCGCCAGGTAAAGCTCTTTAAGGTTTTTCATGGAAGAGGCCTGCCCCAAAGCCCGGCCCCCTTCCGGCCCCAGAGGATTGCCCTTGAGATAAAGAATTTCGACTCCGGCCAGAGCCTGAGAATTGGCCAAAGCCTTGAGTCCCGCAGCCCCTATGGGATTGCCCTGCAGATAAAGGGTTCGAAGACGCTTCAAATGGGGCGATCCGGCAAGGGCGATGGCTCCCCGATCGGTGATTTTATTGTATCCCAACGACAGGGACGCCAGCTTGAACAAACATGCGGCCTGGGCGAGGGCTTCCACTCCTTGATCTCCCAAACCATTCTTGTCCAGTTGCAGGACCTTGACTTTTCCTATCCGGGAATAGCCTAAAAGGTCTCCCAACTCCTCAAGGATAAGATCTTTATCGTTCAGGTCGAGTTTGAATTTAGGCTCTTCGCTTTCTTCCGCGTCGGAATGAATGTCGGCCTCCATGAGCACCATCGCCGTGTCATCTCCCGGCTCATCGGCTATCAGGCTCATGTTGTTGTAAATCAGGCTTTCAAATAACGGGCTTAACATTTTAATAAGATCTCAAAAAAATTGATACTTTTGCCTTTTACAATCGCCAACCCTTTAAAACAGAAGGCGGGCTCACAGCCCACGTTGAATTTATCGAAGCGCCCTTAAATCCAGTTTCTTTTTTGGAAAAATTTTATGATCTGCAAAACCGTTTCCACAGGTTTTTGCCGCGTCGTGTCACAAATCATATCGGCGGCGGCGAGGTACTTAGGTTCCCGTTCCGCCAGGATCATTTTTTGCTCTTCTTCAAAAGAAACACCTTCCTTAAGTGGAGGGCGATTGGAATCGTTTTTAATGCGCCTCAATATAACTTTTATATCAGCTTTTAAGAGCACGGCTTTCCCATGCTCTTTCAGGCAAATCATATTTTGATCGTCGAGAACCACGCCGCCGCCGCAATCAATCACGCTGTCCCGTTCTTCGTTTGCAATTTCATGAACAAGGCGGGATTCGATCTCCCTAAATTTGGGCCAGCCCTCTTGTTCTACGATTTTTGGGATGGACATTCCCGCAGACTGGGCAATCAATTCATCAATCCGAATGAGCTTTCTACTCAGTTTTTGGGCCAGGATTTTGGAAATGACGGATTTCCCCGTTCCTCGATACCCCAGTAGCACAATATTCATAGCAACCCATTTTTGCCAAACTACAAAACTCAGCACTTAAAAATATCCCTTAATGGCCTCGGAATCCCTTTAAGTCGAAATAAACTAAACCCTTTTTCTCAGCAGGTTAGAATATTATGGTAAGGGATGCAAACAAAACATGGATCCCCCGGAAGCCCTGATTTTTTAAATAAAGCCCGGCATGAAAGTCATGCTACAATCTGAAGACCCTTATGGAGATGGCTTTAAATCCTTTCATGATCAACCCTTTCTGGAAAGGTTCCTGATGTGAAAAACCTAATTGCTGCTACCCTGTTGATGGTGGGAATGATTTTTTTCAGTTTGAACGAAGTCCGAGCTGAAGACGATCCTGATGTTGCCAAGCAAAAAGCGCTGTGTGAGAAGGGCAACGGCACTTCCTGTTTCAAAATTGGCGAAAGATATCGAGTCGTGGAAATCGATAATAAATCCGCCACTGTATATCACTTGAAGGCTTGTGACCACGGCTACATTACGGGATGCACTCATGCCGGAATTTTGATTCAAATGACCGGGAAGCAATACAGCCCGGAATGGAAACAAGCGGCAACACTGTTCACAAAGGGGTGTGATGTGAACTCCGACAAAGCCTGCTTCAATCTGGGTCAATTAAAATACAAGGAAGGTCGGCAAAAGGCCGCCTTGAAGTATTGGGGGAAAGCCTGTGATTTGGGAAACCAGATTGCCTGTGCAAATAATAAAAGACTAAAAGATTGATTCTTCCGCTAAAGGCAAAATGACAAAACCAACCAACTGGGAAGCCCTGGTTAATGACGGGGAAAATTACGGCGATTCAGGTGAGAACCTCTCGCCACAGGAAAAAATCATTTTTGAATCCATTAAGGATCAAACCGTTCTGAAAATTCAGGACAGTTATGCTTTTTCCAAAAAGGGACAGGTGACCGCCGATCACGGGAAAGAGCTGGCGACCCTTATCGCAGGTTTTGAGCCGGCAAAAAATATCGCGACCCTGATTTTAACGCATAACCATCTCGGTCCCGAAGGCGCCAGAATTCTGTCCGAGTCGTCCATCCTGCCCAAAGTAACTTATCTGCATTTGGGGTCCAATCATTTGGGTGATGAGGGGGTCAAATATATCACCCAGGCGGAAATTTTTTCAGAGGTAAAAACTCTCAACCTGGAATGCAACGGCATCACCGCCGAAGGAGCCAAGGCGCTGGCCGCATCTCCCGTATTCACCAAGCTGACGTCGCTCAACCTTGTGGACAACCGCATCGGCGACGAAGGCGCACTGGCCCTCGCCAATTCGGACTCCCTGACCCAACTGACTTATCTCCACCTGGGAGGCAACCGGATAAAATCCGAAGAAGCAAAACAAGCGTTGAAAGAATCCTCAAAACTCACGCAGCTAAAAACGTTAAAAGTTTTTTAACCGCGAAGCCTTATATTATGGATCTTCCGGACGGAGTAATTCCGGGCGGGAATAGTTGACCAGATCAGGCGTGGTTTCCACCCCTTCCTGCAGCATCAGGACTTTTAAATTTATCAGAGTTTTAGTTTCGGAAATGGCTTTAGCGCCGTCGGGACCAAAATAGTTACGCCCCATGTAAAGATGCGTCAGGCCAGTCAGAGTGGTCGATTCCCCAAGGGCCTTCGCCCCCTCGTCGCCAATCAGATTTTGTGAAAGCCTGAAAATGCGCAAGGAAGCCAGTTTGGGAGTGGTCGCAAGCTCCTTGATGGAATCGTCCTTCAACTTATTGGCCGACAGATTGAGTTCTTCCAACTGCTCTATGACTCTCCCCTTTAGCAACTCCTGAACTCCGTCGCCGTCAATGTAGCCCCGTTCCAACTCCAGTTTTTTGAGGCTGGTCATATGCTCCGTTTCCCCAAGCGCCTTGACGGTTCCGTTGCCAATTTCATTCCACCCCACATCCAGAGATTCCAATCCATCAAAATTTGGAGATTTGACCATTTCTGCAACGGAAGCATCGGTCAATTTATTATCGGAAAGAATCAAACTTTTCAGGTTTTTCAAAGCCAGGGACGACGAGGCCGCCGCGTCCAGAATTCCCTGGTCGGTGATGAAATTAACCCCCAGGTGCAACTCTTCGACTGCCGCCAGGTTTTCCGATTCCAACAGAGATTTTAACCCGGCATCGTTGATCTGGTTATCGGACAAGTCCAGAATTTTGACTGCTTTCACCTGGTCTGACCGGGAGATAATAGCCGCTTCATCAGCGCCCAGGTACTTCCCTGATAGTTTCAATACTGAAGACTCATTTTGCAGGCAGGCCCCGATCACCGCTTCAAGCTTGACGGTTTTCTCTTCCAGGGTCGGCTCATCTTCATGATACTCAGCATCTCCGCCTCGAATAATACCCATTCACAACTCCTGATATTAAGATGAAATTTTATTAAAAGAATTTAATCACTGATTAACCGGCTTTTAATATTATTTTTTTAAAATATCCACATTTTAAACAATCGATTACACAGGAGGATACTTTGCTATGGTCATGTTCAAAACTCTGGATATACGCGGTCTCTCCTTTTTTAATGCCTTTCAGGAAGCATCCAAGGCTTTTTCTGGAATAAAAAAGAACGGAGCTTTGGAAATTATTTCGGACCGCAAAAAAAATTTTACGGATGCATTTAAAACCTGGGCAAAATCCAAGGGTTATAAAATATCCGATATTGACGACGGCCATCAAATGGTTCGTCTGTTCATAAAAAATGTACAACCCAATATCGTGAAGAAGTGATCCCGTTTTTCTTAAATTCATTCAGGCACGGGTAGCTCTAATCGACGTTCCCGGTGATTTGATTCCGACCGGCTCCCTTTAACGGGAGTCGGCGAGTCCTATTGCCTGTTTCGGCTTAATCGGACCCAGTGCTGACAAATTATCAGACCTCCGTCCCGGTCTCCCTGTTTTTTTCATAAATAATTCTTAATCCTTCCAGGGTGAGGAAGGGATCAATGACATCAATCGTATCCGTTTGTGAGGCGATCCAATCCACAATCCCCCCGGTCCCGATCACCTTGGCCTTTGCCCCCAGTTCTCCTCGAATTTTTGCAACGATTGCATCGATCATCCCGGCAAACCCGTGCACAGCTCCCGACTGAATACTTTCCATGGTGGATCGTCCAATCACCCGTTCCGGCACCACCAGTTCCACTCTTGGAAGTTTGGCGGCGTTATTAAACAAGGCATCCATTGCGATCTGCACACCGGGAAAAATGACTCCACCCAGGTATTCACCCTTCTTGGAAACGGCGTCAAAGGTTGTGGCGGTGCCGAAATCAATGATGATGATGGGGCCTCCGTATTTCTCAAAAGCCGCTACCGCGTTGACAATCCGGTCCGCCCCAACTTCTGTGGGGTTTCTATACAGGATGGATATTCCCGTTTTTACTCCCGGACCTACAAAAAGCGGTTCGCAGGAAAAATACTTGCGGGCCATCTCCTTGAGAATGGGCGCAAGCCGGGGAACCACACAGGCGATAACAATATCGTCGATGGTTTCCGCCTCTACCTTGTTCAGCACGATAAATTCTTTAATCAACACCCAGTATTCGTCGGCGGTCCGGTTCCACTCCGTGCGAATCCGCCAATGGGTCAGTAATTTTGTCTTCGAAAACAACCCAATCACGTTATGGGAATTGCCAACATCAATCACCAGAACCATAGGAACTCCATTAATTCAATACAGTTATCCTGCAGCCAGCCACAGCCATTATTCTTCAGGGTGGATTGCGACCAAACTATCAGACCCCTGAGTGGTTCGCAACGTGGAAATCATATGCCTTTACGAATATCGGAAGACACCGTTCTATTAATCAATCTTCAATTAATAAGCTGGAATCTTGTCTGCCCATGAAATATGATGATCTGTTCGCAAAATGTATTATTTCCAGGGCGCATGAACTACAACTTTTTTGACAAGGTGACTCATGGTGGAAGATCAATTTCATATTGAAATGGAAGAAATATCAGAATTTTCTGTCGAAAGGTCCGCAGATGATTCCTTTTGGGAAGAAATCAGCCATGAAGAAATTCTCGGCCAAGTGCTGGCCAATCTGCCTGAGGAAAAAATCAAACGATTTTTTGGAGTGGTGCGAAACGGGGGCGCATTTAAGCTGGGAGACTATTTTTACCGTATCAAAGCGGGTTGACGCGATCCTCATGAATGATGAATTAACGTAAAGAAGGATCATCCATTTTACATGGGAGATTTGAGCCACACCTCCTCATCCGAGGATTCACTCTTCCCACCGTATTCTCTAATCTTTATTTCTCACCTTCAGGGCCGACTTGCGCGGAACAGGGCATGATGAGCTCAAGGGATTGTGGCGCAGATGTGATGGTCAGCGGCAAAGTCTCAAAATGATCACCGTCCATCTGCGTGGGTTCCTCTTTTGAAGCTGTTATGCTGACGTTGTTCACCGGGGCTACCTGTTTCCAGGCGGATTTAGTTTTTCGATTCAGCCCCATCTCCACCAAGCCGCAGATAAGAGCCCATCGAGTTTTACCGGATACCAGTGAAACTTCAAAGCCCGGAGATTCCAGATCGGTTTCAGAAGCCAGTAAAAATTTTCCGCCATAAAAAGAACTATTCGAAACCACCGCCCAGGACGCCGGGTACTGAGCCCCATCCACATCGACGACCAGTTCGGCTGGGCAATTTAATAAAATTTCCTTCAGCCCACTAACCACATAGGCCATCTGCCCGAGGAACTTTTTCAGTTTTGAAGAAACTCCGGCGACCACCCGCCCATCAAACCCGGCACCCACCATTAAAAGGAAAGCCCGGCCATTGGCGATGCCCACATTCACCGATCGTGCGGGACCAAAAATAATAGTCCGCGCCACCTGCTCAGGGTCTTTTAAAAGCCCCAGTTCCAGAGCCAGGACGTTGACCGTTCCCAATGGGATGATGCCCAACGGCAGGTTCGTCCCCAGCAAACCGTTCACCACTTCATTGATTGTGCCATCTCCGCCCGCCGCCACCACCGCATCATAGGAATTTTCAAGCCCTTTCCCGCGCACAGCTTTTTCGGCATCGCCAGGCCCCCGGGTTTCGTGGAGGTCGAATTGCAAACCATGCACTGTCAGCCTCTGCAAAGTTTGCTCCAGCATGGATGATCGAGCCCCTGCAATGGGATTGTATACAATCAGCGCCCGCTTTCGCGGCACCTCTTTTTGTTCAGCTTTAGGAATAAAACACCTCCTCACTCATTGCCATCCCGGGGAACCGTTTGAAAAGGATAATTTCAGACAAGGGATATTTCTCATCCAGCTACCGGTCTCATCTCCCCTTCAGCAAGCCCACAAAAGCTCTCAGGGGGGGGGATAAAATTTGGGCGACAAAACTATCAATTATTTCACGAAGGCTTCTTGGCCTCAAGCGGCATTTTAAAATATGAGGGTAAAGAAATTGACAGAAAAGTAATTTGACGATAAATTGTTCTCAATTCCTCATTCATACACAAGGTCTGCCAGGTAATTTCAACCTTCTTTTCCCTTTTAGGGCGATGAGAAATTCACATGGATTTGAATTCCCAGCAAAATTTTTTTCTCAACAATTTTGGCTCCGCCTTTACATTTCTGGATACCGCCGTGCAAGTTATCTCTTTTGTCATTATAGTTATTCTGCTTCCGATTCTTTTATACTCTTGTCAAAAAAATATCCTGCGGTGCTATCAGGAACTCAAAAGGCAAAACCATCATTTGCAAACCCAGAGCCAATGCCTTGATGAGATGAACCGATGGATGCAATATATTGTCGACAAAAATATCCATAATGAAAAAGTTTCATCTCCCGAAAAGCCGGTTAGTCAACAAAAAAAGCAGCCGCGCACGCCCGAGCCACCAGATGACGAGTCACTCTCTCTCCCACTCATTTCTCCTTACAAAAAGGTCATCTGAAAAATACCCTCCTCCGTACCAACTTTCATCATTGATACAAACCTTTAAGTACCTTTAAATCTTTATTGAGGAGATACCCTCAATAATGACCCTGCCAATCATTTTCCCATCGACAGAGGGGGCATTGGCTCGAAGATATTCTTTTAC contains the following coding sequences:
- a CDS encoding class I SAM-dependent methyltransferase; the encoded protein is MDFIDEKIENYAYEHTQDEGELLAQLEKETYETLEIPHMTTGRIEGQFLKMLVHLLKAKRVLEIGTFGGYASLSMAAALPEDGHLFTCDIDPPAIAFAKRFFSQSEHGKKITLLEGPALESLKTLSGSFDLAFIDADKENYWNYYEAIFPMIVPGGLIVVDNVLWSGRVLSPVDASDKAIHQFNDRVRQDARVEAVMLTVRDGIYCLRKR
- a CDS encoding DNA-3-methyladenine glycosylase 2 family protein encodes the protein MAELIREIGPFQLKKNRKYFQVLCKAIISQQISTKAAHSITVRFYGLFDGQSPTPQSVFAMPEPNLRSVGLSRQKAAYLKDLSRHFVEKSIRPHRLPHLSNEDVILSLTGVHGIGRWTAEMFLIFSLNRMDVLPVADLGLQNAVKILYGMKSQPTLKKIRSLGKKWNPLETVATWYAWRKLDENIVAY
- a CDS encoding shikimate kinase, translating into MNIVLLGYRGTGKSVISKILAQKLSRKLIRIDELIAQSAGMSIPKIVEQEGWPKFREIESRLVHEIANEERDSVIDCGGGVVLDDQNMICLKEHGKAVLLKADIKVILRRIKNDSNRPPLKEGVSFEEEQKMILAEREPKYLAAADMICDTTRQKPVETVLQIIKFFQKRNWI
- a CDS encoding type III pantothenate kinase yields the protein MVLVIDVGNSHNVIGLFSKTKLLTHWRIRTEWNRTADEYWVLIKEFIVLNKVEAETIDDIVIACVVPRLAPILKEMARKYFSCEPLFVGPGVKTGISILYRNPTEVGADRIVNAVAAFEKYGGPIIIIDFGTATTFDAVSKKGEYLGGVIFPGVQIAMDALFNNAAKLPRVELVVPERVIGRSTMESIQSGAVHGFAGMIDAIVAKIRGELGAKAKVIGTGGIVDWIASQTDTIDVIDPFLTLEGLRIIYEKNRETGTEV
- a CDS encoding diacylglycerol kinase family lipid kinase gives rise to the protein MPRKRALIVYNPIAGARSSMLEQTLQRLTVHGLQFDLHETRGPGDAEKAVRGKGLENSYDAVVAAGGDGTINEVVNGLLGTNLPLGIIPLGTVNVLALELGLLKDPEQVARTIIFGPARSVNVGIANGRAFLLMVGAGFDGRVVAGVSSKLKKFLGQMAYVVSGLKEILLNCPAELVVDVDGAQYPASWAVVSNSSFYGGKFLLASETDLESPGFEVSLVSGKTRWALICGLVEMGLNRKTKSAWKQVAPVNNVSITASKEEPTQMDGDHFETLPLTITSAPQSLELIMPCSAQVGPEGEK